The nucleotide sequence TTGGAGCAGGGGGAGGAGATCCCCCATGTGTGTTATCACCCGAGCCTGGGTCCCATTCAGACCTGTGACACCTGTCTGGTGGAGATCGATGGCGAATTGGTCCGTTCCTGCGGGGTCAAGGTGACGGAGGGAATGCGGATCGACACCCGGTCGGAACGGGTGCGCCGGGCGAGGCTCGAAGCGGTGGATCGCATCCTTGTGAACCACGAGTTGTACTGCACGGTGTGCGACAACAACAACGGCAACTGTGTCGTGCACAATACGGTGAAACAACTGGGGGTACAGCATCAGCGCGAACCCTTTTCTCCAAAGCCGTACGACGTGGATGACACAAACCCCTTTTACCGGTATGACCCCAACCAATGCATTCTGTGCGGCCGATGTGTCGAGGCATGCCAGAATCTCCAGGTCAACGAAACCCTCTCTATCGACTGGAGCCTGGAGCGTCCCAGGGTGGTGTGGGACGGGGGCGTACCCATCGACCAATCCTCCTGTGTATCTTGCGGGCACTGCGTCACCGTTTGTCCGTGCAATGCGCTCATGGAAAAATCCATGCTCGGCCAGGCCGGGGTGATGACGGGGCTGAAGCCCGGCGTTCTGCGGGAGATGATCGAGGTCACCAAAGAGGTGGAACCGGGATACGGGCCGATTCTCGCCCTCTCGGACGCCGAGGCTGCGGTGCGTAGTCAAGGCATCAAACGCACGAAAACGGTGTGCACCTATTGTGGCGTGGGATGCAGTTTTGAAGTGTGGACCAAGGGGCGTCATATTCTCAAAATCGAACCGACTCCCGAGGCGCCAGCCAATGGGATTTCTACCTGTGTCAAAGGGAAGTTCGGCTGGGGACACATCAACAGCCCAGACCGCCTGACCAGGCCCCTGCTTCGCCGGGATGGGGTTTTTGTGGAAGTCTCCTGGGAGGAAGCCCTGGAGGCTGTCGCCCGGGGGTTTGGAGCGGTACGGGAGAAGTACGGGCCGGATGCTCTGGGGTTTATCGCTTCGTCCAAATGCACCAACGAAGAGGCGTACCTGATGCAAAAATTGGCCCGAGCTGTCGTGGGGACGAACAATGTGGACAACTGCTCTCGATATTGTCAGTCTCCTGCCACCCAGGGGCTGTTCCGCACCGTGGGCTATGGCGGCGACTCCGGGTCGATCGCCGACATTGCCGCCGCGGATTTGGTGATCATCATCGGGTCCAATACCGCGGAATCTCACCCGGTTTTGGCGACCCGGGTCAAACGGGCGCAGAAGCTCCGCGGTCAAAAGGTGATCGTCGCCGATCTGCGCCGGCACGAGATGGCCAGGCGGGCGGACTTGTTTTTGCACCCCGCCCCGGGGACGGACTTTGTCTGGCTGGCGGCGGTGACCAAATACATCATCGACCAGGGGTGGGAGGATAAGGAGTTTCTGGCCAAACGGGTGAAGGGCTGGCCGGAGTATGTGGAGAGTCTCAAGGATTTCACCCTCACCCGGGCGGCGGCGGTGACGGGGATCTCCGAGGTGGATCTCACCCGGGCGGCACAGATGGTTCACGAGGCGAAAAGGGTGTGTGTCCTGTGGGCGATGGGCGTCACCCAGCACTGCGGCGGAAGCGACACCAGTACGGCAATTTCCAATCTCCTGCTGGTTACGGGCAACTACGGCCGCCCGGGCACAGGGGCTTATCCCCTGCGGGGGCACAACAACGTGCAGGGAACCAGCGATTTTGGCGCCATGTCGGCCTACTATCCCGGCTATGAGCGGACTGAGGATCCGGCGGTGCGCCGGCGTTACGAGGTGGCCTGGGGCGTCAAGCTGCCGGAGAAGCCGGGCCTGGATAATCACGAGATGGTGGATGCGATCCACGCCGGAGATCTCCGGGCGATGTACATTATTGGCGAAGACATGAGTTTGGTGGATGCGAATGCCAATTATGTCCAACAGGCCTTTACGAAGTTAGATTTTATGGTGGTCCAGGATATGTTTCTTTCGCGCACGGCAGAGTTTGCGGACGTGGTACTGCCGGCCGCCCCGAGTTTGGAGAAAGAGGGCACTTTTACCAACACCGAGCGGCGTATTCAGCGGCTGTATCGGGCCCTGGAACCCCTCGGCGAATCCAAACCGGACTGGGAGATCATCCAGGCGGTGGCGAATCGACTGGGAGCGAATTGGCGGTACGAGCACCCGGGAGAGATCATGGCCGAGGCGGCGAGGTTGGCGCCTCTCTTTGCCGGGGTGCGGTACGACCGGCTGGAGGGATTCCGCAGCTTGCAGTGGCCCGTGGCCGAGGACGGCACCGACTCTCCGTTGCTTTATACAGAAAGGTTCGCTTTCCCGGACGGGCAGGCGAGGCTCTATCCGATGCAGTGGGTACCGCCTGTGACAATGCCCGAGGAATACGACCTTCACTTGAACAACGGAAGGCTCCTTGAACATTTTCACGAAGGAAATATGACCTACCAAACCGAGGGCCTGCGGCACAAAGTGCCCGGGGCCTTCGTGGAGATTTCCCGGGAGTTGGCCGAGGAGCGGGGGATCGAGTCCGGGGCACTGGTGAAACTCGTCTCTCCCTTCGGGGAGGTGGTGGTCCGGGTGTTGGTGACCGACCGGGTGAGGGGTCGGGAGCTGTATTTACCCATGAATACGGCCACTGAAGCCGCCGTTAACTATGTTACCGGCTCCCATACCGACCGGGTGACTCATACCCCGGCGTACAAAGAGATTCAGGTGCGGATGGAGGTCTTGGAAAAATCGGGTCCGATGCCGCTGCCGATCCACAACCCGCGGTTTCATGAGCCTACGCCGAGATCTGGCGTCGAGGTTGAGGAAAAATGGCGGCGCCGGGATTACGTGTTTCCTGGAAAGGGGGAGGGCGGACGTGGCTGAACCGATCCGCATGGTGAAACGGTCTCTCGGGGGCGGGGAGCAGTCGAATGCCCCGGAGTGGCAGGAAATGGCGGCCCAATACGCGCCGGCGTTGGAGGAGACCTTGGAGCTACTGGCCGTGTTGCGGGAGAAAGGGATCCTGCGCACTTTGCGGGATGCGGCGGCAGCCGGGGAAGAGGTCATGGAAATCTTGGTCCATCAGGTGAACACCCAAGGCGGAAAGCGGTTGTTAAAAAATGTGGTGGCCTTGGGGGAGGTATTGGCGTCGGTGGACTTGCAAGGAGCGGCGGAAACCGCCAAGATCGTTGCAGAGGGGTTGCGTCAGCCCGCCGGGGCCCGGGAATGGGAGCACCGGCCGCCTGGTATGATGGATCTGTTCCGGGCGGTTCGGGATCCGGACGTGGCGGCCGGTCTGCTGATCCTTCTCCGGGCGGCGAAGGTCATCGGCCAAACGGCTCGGGGGGCGGAGGCCGGGACGGTTCCCCGCGAGTAGGTGCCTCTGGTTCAATCAGATGTGTCTTCGAACCGGAAAGGAGATCTCATCATGCCGAAATTAGAACCCATCGATTTTGCCGACGCGAGACGCCTGTGTTTCGCACGCGTGACACCCTTGGACCGGGTGCGAATCCCTCTGGGACAATCCGCCGGTGAAGTGCTCGCCCGGCCTGTGGAGTTGCCCGAGGACGTTCCCCCTTTTGATCGATCGGTGATGGATGGGTTTGCCGTCCGGTCGGCGGACTGCGCCCAGGCGAAAGCGAACGAACCCGCCGTACTGTCGGTGGTGGAGGAGGTGGCGGCGGGGGGCTGGCCCTCCCGAAGCTTGGGGCCGGGTCAGGCAGTGCGAACCATGACCGGGGCGCCGGTGGCACCCGGGGCGGACGCGGTCATTCCCATTGAGGATGTCCGTTTTCCCGAAGGCTCCAGGGGTTTAGTGGGAGAACGCATCGAGGTGAGCGCCCCGGTTCCCGTCGGAGAATCGATCCAGCGCCGGGGGGAAGATTTGGCCCGGGGATCTGCGCCGGTGGAAGCCGGTTGCCGGATCGGTCCGGCGGAGGCGGCGGTGCTTGCCACGGCCGGGGTTGAAGAGGTGGAGGTGCGTCGTGCGCCTCGGGTGGCGCTGTTTTCCACCGGAGACGAGTTGGTGAGCGGCCCCGGGCCTCTCACCCCGGGGACAATCCGCAACAGCAATGGCCCGATGCTCCTGGCAATGACGCGGTTGGCCGGGGCGGATGCCCGGGATCTGGGACGCCTGCCGGATCTGCCGGACAAAGTGATCGAGGCGGTGGCGGGGGTCTTGGAGTGGGCCGATGTGGTGGTGACGACCGGAGCGGTGTCTGTGGGGGATTACGATGTGGTGCCCGGGGCCATGGAAGAACTCGGGATGGACATTCTATTCCAGAGGGTTCGGATCCGGCCGGGAAAACCTGTGACGGTGGCGGTAAAGGGCAACAAAATGTGGTTTGCCCTCCCCGGCAACCCGGCTTCTGCCTTTGTCACCGGCCACCTGTTCCTGCTGCCGTCTCTGCGCCTCATGCGCGGTTATGCGGAATGGGATTTGCCGACAACCGTGGCGGAGCTCCGGGGTCGACCGGGCGGTGAACCCGTGCCTTCCCTTCGATTTTGGAGGGCTCGGGCGTGGATCGAAGACGGCCGAGTGGTCGCGGATGCTGACCGGGAACAATCGTCTTCCGCCCTCTCCAGTTTTGTGGGTGCGAACACTTTGGTGGAAGTTCCGCCTCTCGCCGATCCTGCGGCAGGGGATCGGGTCACAGTCTGGTGGCTAAATCTCCTAGCACCCTGAGGGCGAGACCCATGACTTCCACTACGGGTTTTGTGCACCACTGCGCCGCACATACTCCTCGTAATCTTTTGGGGTGTTGAGATTCA is from Kyrpidia tusciae DSM 2912 and encodes:
- a CDS encoding molybdopterin molybdotransferase MoeA; its protein translation is MPKLEPIDFADARRLCFARVTPLDRVRIPLGQSAGEVLARPVELPEDVPPFDRSVMDGFAVRSADCAQAKANEPAVLSVVEEVAAGGWPSRSLGPGQAVRTMTGAPVAPGADAVIPIEDVRFPEGSRGLVGERIEVSAPVPVGESIQRRGEDLARGSAPVEAGCRIGPAEAAVLATAGVEEVEVRRAPRVALFSTGDELVSGPGPLTPGTIRNSNGPMLLAMTRLAGADARDLGRLPDLPDKVIEAVAGVLEWADVVVTTGAVSVGDYDVVPGAMEELGMDILFQRVRIRPGKPVTVAVKGNKMWFALPGNPASAFVTGHLFLLPSLRLMRGYAEWDLPTTVAELRGRPGGEPVPSLRFWRARAWIEDGRVVADADREQSSSALSSFVGANTLVEVPPLADPAAGDRVTVWWLNLLAP
- the fdhF gene encoding formate dehydrogenase subunit alpha; translated protein: MAERADGITREVSGVVVHVNGEVRRGRLDRTVLEVLLEQGEEIPHVCYHPSLGPIQTCDTCLVEIDGELVRSCGVKVTEGMRIDTRSERVRRARLEAVDRILVNHELYCTVCDNNNGNCVVHNTVKQLGVQHQREPFSPKPYDVDDTNPFYRYDPNQCILCGRCVEACQNLQVNETLSIDWSLERPRVVWDGGVPIDQSSCVSCGHCVTVCPCNALMEKSMLGQAGVMTGLKPGVLREMIEVTKEVEPGYGPILALSDAEAAVRSQGIKRTKTVCTYCGVGCSFEVWTKGRHILKIEPTPEAPANGISTCVKGKFGWGHINSPDRLTRPLLRRDGVFVEVSWEEALEAVARGFGAVREKYGPDALGFIASSKCTNEEAYLMQKLARAVVGTNNVDNCSRYCQSPATQGLFRTVGYGGDSGSIADIAAADLVIIIGSNTAESHPVLATRVKRAQKLRGQKVIVADLRRHEMARRADLFLHPAPGTDFVWLAAVTKYIIDQGWEDKEFLAKRVKGWPEYVESLKDFTLTRAAAVTGISEVDLTRAAQMVHEAKRVCVLWAMGVTQHCGGSDTSTAISNLLLVTGNYGRPGTGAYPLRGHNNVQGTSDFGAMSAYYPGYERTEDPAVRRRYEVAWGVKLPEKPGLDNHEMVDAIHAGDLRAMYIIGEDMSLVDANANYVQQAFTKLDFMVVQDMFLSRTAEFADVVLPAAPSLEKEGTFTNTERRIQRLYRALEPLGESKPDWEIIQAVANRLGANWRYEHPGEIMAEAARLAPLFAGVRYDRLEGFRSLQWPVAEDGTDSPLLYTERFAFPDGQARLYPMQWVPPVTMPEEYDLHLNNGRLLEHFHEGNMTYQTEGLRHKVPGAFVEISRELAEERGIESGALVKLVSPFGEVVVRVLVTDRVRGRELYLPMNTATEAAVNYVTGSHTDRVTHTPAYKEIQVRMEVLEKSGPMPLPIHNPRFHEPTPRSGVEVEEKWRRRDYVFPGKGEGGRG
- a CDS encoding DUF1641 domain-containing protein — protein: MAEPIRMVKRSLGGGEQSNAPEWQEMAAQYAPALEETLELLAVLREKGILRTLRDAAAAGEEVMEILVHQVNTQGGKRLLKNVVALGEVLASVDLQGAAETAKIVAEGLRQPAGAREWEHRPPGMMDLFRAVRDPDVAAGLLILLRAAKVIGQTARGAEAGTVPRE